The sequence below is a genomic window from Streptomyces sp. NBC_00289.
GCAGGGGGCGTCCGTCGACGACGAAGTCCGTGTAGTCGCGGTGGATCCGGTGGTCACCGTTGCCGAGCACGGCACCGGCACGTGTCGCCGGTGCCAGGGCGAAGGTCGCGTATGCGCCAGACATGGTGTGAGTGTTCCCACCCGGCGGCGGTCCGAGCCCGGCGTGACGCGTTCCGCCGGGCAGGTCCTATCGTCTCCCCGTGGACAGTGCGCCGGGTGACGAGGTCGTCGTGGTCGGGGCCGGGGTGGTCGGGCTGACGACGGCCGTCGTGCTGGCCGAGCGGGGCCGTCGGGTGCGGGTGTGGACGCGGGATCCCGTCGGGCGGACCACCTCGGCCGTCGCGGGGGCGTTGTGGTGGCCGTACCGGATCAGGCCGGTGGCGCTCGCCCGCGCGTGGGCGTTGCGCTCGCTGGAGGTCTACGAGGGGTTGGCGGCGCGTCCGGCGCGGACCGGCGTGCGGATGGTCGAGGGGGTGCTGGGCGAGGCGGACCTGGCCGGCGCGGACGCGTGGGCCGGTGCGCGGGTGCCGGGGCTGCGGGCGGCGACGCCCGAGGAGTACCGCGGCTCGGGGGTGTGGGCGCGGCTGCCGCTCGTCGACATGCCGGCCCATCTGCCGTGGCTGCGGGAGCGGTTGCTGCGGGCGGGCGGCCGGATCGAGGAACGTACGGTGTCCCACCTCGCGGAGGCCGACGCGCCGGTCGTGGTCAACTGCACCGGGCTCGGGGCCCGCGAGCTCGTACCGGACGACTCCGTGCGTCCCGTGCGGGGGCAGCTGGTCGTCATGGAGAACCCCGGCATCCGCACCTGGGCCGTCTCCACGGACGCCTCCGGGCAGCTCGCGTACTTCTTCCCGCAGCCCGGCCGGCTCCTGCTGGGCGGTACCGCGGAGGAGGGCGCGTGGTCGTCGGTGCCGGATCCGGCGGTCGCCGAGGCGATCGTACGACGGTGCGCCGCGCTGCGGCCCGAGATCGCCGGGGCGCGGATCCTGGAGCACCTGGTGGGGCTGCGTCCGGCCCGGGACACGGTCCGGCTGGAGCGTGAACTGCTGTCCGACGGGCGGGTGTTGGTGCACAACTACGGTCATGGCGGCGCGGGGGTGACCGTTGCCTGGGGCTGCGCGGAAGAGGCGGCGGCGCTGGCCGCCGCCCCGTCCGGCTGAGCTGCTCAGCGGCCGGTGTCGGGTTCACCGGCCGTGAGGTGGTGCGGGACGCCCGCGTCCGGGAGCGGGAGGACGCGGGCGCACGGGGGGCGTCACACGCTTCCTCCGGGGACCCGCTGGGTGGTGCGCGGTGCCCGCACGCCGTCGGGTGCCGTGGCGGCGGGGGCGGCGGCCGCCGAACCCGCGGTGGCGCGCGCGAACGCGGCCGCCCCGCCGACCAGCGGTACCCGGGCCGAGGTGCGGGACAGGTCGAGGGTGAGCGTCGGCGTGCTCGACGGGGGGTCGATGAGGTCCTTGTCGGTGCCCGCGACGATCAGGGCCAGGCGGTGGCCGGCCGGGACGACGTGGTCGGTGGCCGCGAGGTCCAGGGTGATCGTGTACGCCTTGCCCGGGGTGAGCGGGACGCCCCTGCGGTCGGAGGCGTGGTTGCCGAGGTCCGCCCACCCGCGGCTGACGACGGTGTGGCCGACGTCGGTCGTCTGGGCCCGTGTCTGCCTGAAGCAGGCGCTGTCGCCCGTGGTGCTCACTCCCCAGCAGGTGCGGTCGGCGAGCGTGGTGATGCCCTCCCCGCTCGCGCCGTAGTCGCGGATGGTGTCGGGGCCGAGGTCGACCAGGACGGCGGACAGGTGGGCGGTCGCGGTGGTCGGGGTCGCGGTGACGGTGACCCGGGAGGAGCCGGACAGGCGCAGGTCGCGGGTGAGCGGTCCGGTCGCGAAGCCGGCCTTGTCGGGTGTGGAGGTGTCGAACCGCGCGGCCCAGTCGGTCTCACCGAGCCGCGGGTCGTCGGTGAAGGTCGCCGTGCCGTGACCCCTGCTCGTACCGAGGGTGCCGACGCCCGGCTGCGTGCCCGCGTCCGGGCGCAGGGTGGTGGCGGCCGTGCCGCGCGGCGGCCAGGAGGTGGAGGTGACCCACTGGTCGGGGTGGCGCTCGATGTCGGCCACCGGCTCACGGTCGATGCCGTTGTCGTAGCCGAGGAGTTCGTGGTCGAACCAGCGGTGCAGGGTGTCGACCCAGGCGGTGCGGCGGAAGTCGAAGGGGTCGACGTGGCCGGTCTGGGAGAGCCAGATCTTGCGCTCCACGCCGTGCTTCGCGAGGGCGTCCCACCACTGCCCGAGGTGCTTGGTGCGCACGTTGAGGTCCTGCATGCCGTGCACCAGGAAGACGCTGGCCTTCACCTTCGCGGCGTCCTTCACGTAGTCGCGCTCGGTCCACAGCGAGGTCCAGTCACCGCTGCGCGGGGCCTGGTCGACGAGTTTCCGCTGCACGGCGGCGCACTTGGCGCGGGCGTCGGGGCTGTCGACGTAGTCGGAGAGCCAGTCGGGGCCGGAGTCGTAGAGCGGGGCGCCCTTGGCGAAGTAGTAGTCGTACCAGGAGGAGATGGCGCTGATCGGCACGATGGTCTCGAGGCCCCGGACGCCGGTGGCGGCCACGCCGTTGGCGATGGTGCCGTCCCAGCTCTTGCCGATCATGCCGGTCTTCCCGTTGGTCCAGCTCGCCCTGGCGCGGTCCGTGCCGGTGCGGCTGGTGTAGGCCCTGGCCCGGCCGTTGAGCCAGTCGACGACGGCCTTCGCGGACTGGATGTCGGAGCGG
It includes:
- a CDS encoding FAD-dependent oxidoreductase, whose translation is MDSAPGDEVVVVGAGVVGLTTAVVLAERGRRVRVWTRDPVGRTTSAVAGALWWPYRIRPVALARAWALRSLEVYEGLAARPARTGVRMVEGVLGEADLAGADAWAGARVPGLRAATPEEYRGSGVWARLPLVDMPAHLPWLRERLLRAGGRIEERTVSHLAEADAPVVVNCTGLGARELVPDDSVRPVRGQLVVMENPGIRTWAVSTDASGQLAYFFPQPGRLLLGGTAEEGAWSSVPDPAVAEAIVRRCAALRPEIAGARILEHLVGLRPARDTVRLERELLSDGRVLVHNYGHGGAGVTVAWGCAEEAAALAAAPSG
- a CDS encoding Xaa-Pro dipeptidyl-peptidase → MPTRMRFTTWRSLATGIIAVLTAAFLTPAAAHGSPRESRPVYSYENAVREAVWVDTGLDGDNDGRADRVAVDIVRPREPARQGRKVPVIMDASPYYSCCGRGNESQLKTYDADGDVVQMPLFYDNYFVPRGYAFVGVDLAGTNRSDGCVDVGGRSDIQSAKAVVDWLNGRARAYTSRTGTDRARASWTNGKTGMIGKSWDGTIANGVAATGVRGLETIVPISAISSWYDYYFAKGAPLYDSGPDWLSDYVDSPDARAKCAAVQRKLVDQAPRSGDWTSLWTERDYVKDAAKVKASVFLVHGMQDLNVRTKHLGQWWDALAKHGVERKIWLSQTGHVDPFDFRRTAWVDTLHRWFDHELLGYDNGIDREPVADIERHPDQWVTSTSWPPRGTAATTLRPDAGTQPGVGTLGTSRGHGTATFTDDPRLGETDWAARFDTSTPDKAGFATGPLTRDLRLSGSSRVTVTATPTTATAHLSAVLVDLGPDTIRDYGASGEGITTLADRTCWGVSTTGDSACFRQTRAQTTDVGHTVVSRGWADLGNHASDRRGVPLTPGKAYTITLDLAATDHVVPAGHRLALIVAGTDKDLIDPPSSTPTLTLDLSRTSARVPLVGGAAAFARATAGSAAAAPAATAPDGVRAPRTTQRVPGGSV